One stretch of Cohnella algarum DNA includes these proteins:
- a CDS encoding DUF3732 domain-containing protein, with the protein MDFQIKKLILWSKEPQFKPKEIEFKTNSVNIITGASRTGKSAIIPIIDYCLASDSCYIPVKTIRNACSWFGIVIEVNQKQVLLARQEPGLQKSTDNMYIASGIEVEIPDIPIKNTNRDSVKKFLDELSSLTFLDIDDEHSSNYLGRPSFRDLMAFCFQPQNIVANANTLFYKADTTEHRTKLINIFPYILGAVTPDILAKRQEINNLTRVLKRKEKELLKLKEVSEKWKTEVNGWLAIAQEFGLIKLDALNDLSFEEQIEMLTLISEKRASDSSILNNNIEASSQEIVALRKEESELSLKLSSLKNRYTEMRQLMNSLDGYRESLTIQVERLNISKWLKSLTEDNETCPIFGTKNHPKEQIDKFYTNLIKLEDETGFTNKIPAAFEREFENVKSEISILSEQITAVQKRIKLQSQIRNSAEHEKYTVENISRFIGQVQYANETFKSLGTDSELIHEIETINNTLSNLRAQVNESAVIQRVNSAINKIGGYAIRLLPLLDSERPNDPIRIDYQNLTVVVSGQDGRDDYLWEIGSGSNWLAYHISVTLAFQLFFNQQSHSPVPGFIVYDQPSQVYFPKKIAARENEQELDPKLENDEDRIAVKKIFETMSEALKISQSKFQIIVLEHADSSIWGDIHNVNEVCEWRGDNNKLIPEEWIK; encoded by the coding sequence ATGGATTTCCAAATAAAAAAACTTATCCTCTGGTCAAAAGAACCTCAATTCAAACCTAAGGAGATTGAGTTTAAGACTAATTCTGTAAATATAATTACTGGTGCATCTCGAACTGGGAAATCTGCAATTATTCCGATCATTGATTATTGCTTAGCCTCGGATTCTTGTTACATACCTGTTAAAACAATCAGAAATGCTTGTAGTTGGTTTGGAATTGTCATTGAAGTCAATCAAAAACAAGTGCTTCTAGCAAGACAAGAACCTGGGCTACAGAAGTCTACTGATAATATGTACATCGCATCCGGTATTGAAGTAGAAATTCCTGATATCCCTATAAAAAATACAAATAGAGATTCAGTAAAAAAGTTTTTAGATGAATTGTCATCTTTAACTTTCTTAGACATCGACGATGAGCATTCAAGCAACTACCTAGGTAGACCATCCTTTAGAGATTTAATGGCATTCTGCTTTCAACCTCAGAATATTGTAGCAAATGCAAACACATTGTTTTATAAAGCGGATACTACAGAACATAGAACAAAGCTTATAAATATATTCCCATATATACTTGGTGCAGTTACCCCTGATATTCTTGCGAAACGACAAGAAATTAATAATCTGACTAGAGTACTTAAGCGCAAAGAAAAAGAATTACTAAAGCTCAAAGAGGTATCCGAGAAATGGAAAACCGAAGTAAATGGCTGGCTTGCTATAGCACAAGAGTTTGGCCTTATTAAATTGGATGCATTGAATGACCTCTCGTTTGAGGAACAAATTGAGATGCTGACATTAATATCGGAGAAACGAGCATCGGATTCGAGCATTCTTAATAACAATATTGAAGCTTCCTCTCAAGAAATTGTCGCATTAAGAAAGGAAGAAAGCGAACTCTCTCTAAAGCTCTCATCCTTAAAAAATCGTTATACAGAAATGCGTCAATTGATGAATAGTCTAGACGGGTATCGAGAATCTTTGACCATTCAGGTTGAACGCTTAAATATATCTAAGTGGTTAAAAAGCCTGACAGAAGACAATGAAACCTGTCCAATATTCGGAACTAAGAACCATCCAAAAGAACAAATTGATAAATTTTACACCAATTTAATTAAACTTGAAGATGAAACGGGATTTACAAATAAAATCCCCGCAGCATTCGAGCGCGAATTTGAAAATGTAAAATCAGAAATCAGTATACTATCTGAGCAGATTACGGCTGTACAAAAAAGAATTAAATTGCAAAGTCAAATAAGAAATTCTGCCGAGCATGAAAAATATACTGTTGAAAATATCTCCAGATTTATAGGCCAAGTTCAATATGCAAACGAAACATTTAAATCATTAGGTACAGATAGTGAATTAATTCATGAGATAGAAACTATCAATAATACACTATCAAATTTAAGGGCACAGGTAAATGAAAGTGCAGTAATACAAAGGGTCAATTCAGCAATAAATAAAATTGGGGGCTATGCAATAAGACTCTTGCCGTTGCTAGATTCAGAACGCCCAAATGATCCCATTCGGATTGATTATCAAAATTTAACTGTTGTTGTCAGTGGACAAGATGGGCGTGACGATTACCTTTGGGAAATAGGCAGCGGTTCGAATTGGCTTGCTTATCACATCTCAGTGACACTCGCATTCCAATTATTTTTCAATCAACAAAGTCATTCACCAGTACCTGGATTTATTGTTTATGACCAACCTAGCCAAGTTTATTTTCCTAAAAAAATAGCAGCCAGAGAAAATGAACAAGAATTAGATCCAAAGCTTGAAAATGACGAGGATAGGATTGCAGTCAAAAAAATCTTTGAAACAATGTCAGAAGCATTAAAAATATCTCAATCAAAATTCCAAATTATCGTATTAGAACATGCTGACAGCAGTATTTGGGGCGACATTCATAACGTTAATGAAGTTTGTGAATGGCGCGGCGACAATAATAAACTCATTCCTGAAGAATGGATTAAATAA
- a CDS encoding recombinase family protein has product MALEVEVIKASRKISDRNAGKLSDVLRVAPYARVSTDTEEQLSSYKSQVAYYTDLVSKRSDWVLVDIYADEAITGTQVTKREDFQRMINDCMDGKIDMIITKSISRFARNTLDTLKYVRMLKEKNIAVLFEDENINTLTMDGELLLVILSSVAQQEVENISANVKKGLKMKMKRGELVGFQSCLGYDYDVNTKQITVNQEEAEIVRYIFERYTSGIGAYVIAKELTEAGHKTKYGRVEWQDTTVLGIIKNEKYKGDLLQGKTFTVDPISKRRLDNYGEEDQFYVKNHHEPIVSEEVFEKAQDILHRRGENRRRGAKGKRDKYSRKFAFSSKLECAFCGSNLSRRNWHSGTPHEKVIWQCVTATKKGKKYCTHSKALEEKLIEGAFVESYKLVCRDNSDVLDELMKRMASVFSDQNNQKRLNKIISDIQATEQKRCKLIDLCLDEKIDRATYEQKYAELDTSLTKLLEEREQLEQSTQDEIDLGKRLEHFRKVLHTNEVLTAFDRNVFESIVDKVIIGENPDQGSPEPYKLTFVYKTGFHNSIQRKMHKQKKSMRSERGKVPSYSEHNTCGERGSVGEESNSSLKVLSYKVFFNGTAPSFREKGAVFACCCKIDVKQGRIRSETVLKQQTAKSSSAARIEFWGANSLGNAAGDRVVFVTSKIIPQFHGEDLEDLISIETIGLIKATESFQTGKGTKFSTFAARCIVLRATEYRPNWYVMTCSRT; this is encoded by the coding sequence ATGGCTCTCGAAGTAGAAGTAATTAAAGCAAGTAGGAAAATATCCGATCGCAACGCCGGAAAGTTATCGGATGTTCTTCGCGTCGCCCCTTATGCCCGCGTAAGTACCGACACCGAGGAGCAATTGAGCAGCTACAAGTCGCAAGTCGCCTATTACACCGATCTCGTTAGCAAACGAAGCGACTGGGTGCTGGTTGATATTTATGCAGATGAAGCCATAACCGGTACTCAGGTAACGAAGCGCGAGGATTTTCAGCGCATGATTAACGATTGTATGGACGGGAAAATTGATATGATCATCACGAAGTCTATCTCCAGGTTTGCAAGAAATACGCTGGACACGTTGAAATACGTCCGAATGTTGAAGGAAAAGAACATCGCCGTACTTTTTGAAGATGAGAATATCAATACGCTGACGATGGACGGCGAATTGTTGCTCGTCATTCTAAGCTCCGTAGCGCAGCAGGAAGTGGAGAACATCTCCGCCAACGTAAAAAAAGGTTTGAAAATGAAAATGAAGCGCGGCGAACTGGTGGGCTTCCAAAGTTGTCTGGGATATGATTACGATGTGAATACGAAACAGATCACCGTTAATCAAGAAGAAGCCGAAATCGTCCGCTATATTTTTGAACGATATACATCGGGGATCGGCGCTTACGTTATTGCAAAGGAACTGACTGAGGCGGGACATAAGACCAAGTACGGAAGAGTCGAATGGCAGGACACAACCGTTCTTGGTATCATAAAGAATGAGAAGTACAAAGGCGATTTGCTACAAGGAAAGACATTTACCGTCGATCCCATTTCCAAGAGAAGACTGGACAATTACGGCGAGGAAGATCAGTTTTATGTCAAAAATCATCATGAGCCGATTGTCAGCGAGGAAGTTTTTGAAAAGGCGCAGGATATATTGCATCGAAGGGGCGAGAATCGCCGCCGCGGCGCGAAGGGCAAGCGGGACAAGTACAGCAGGAAATTTGCTTTCAGCAGCAAGTTGGAATGTGCTTTCTGCGGAAGCAACCTCTCACGGCGGAACTGGCACAGCGGAACCCCGCATGAAAAGGTGATTTGGCAGTGCGTGACAGCCACGAAAAAAGGGAAGAAATACTGCACTCACAGCAAAGCTTTGGAGGAAAAGCTGATTGAGGGTGCTTTTGTCGAATCGTACAAATTGGTGTGCCGCGACAATTCGGATGTGCTGGACGAGCTTATGAAAAGAATGGCGTCCGTGTTTAGCGACCAGAATAATCAAAAGCGACTGAACAAAATTATCAGCGACATTCAGGCCACGGAGCAAAAACGTTGCAAACTGATTGATTTGTGCCTGGATGAGAAAATAGACAGGGCTACTTACGAACAGAAGTATGCGGAGCTCGATACTTCGCTTACTAAATTGCTCGAAGAAAGGGAACAGTTGGAGCAATCCACGCAAGATGAAATTGACTTGGGAAAACGGCTTGAACATTTTCGCAAAGTGCTTCATACGAATGAGGTTCTGACCGCATTCGACCGGAACGTATTCGAAAGCATTGTCGATAAAGTTATTATTGGGGAGAACCCCGATCAAGGTAGCCCCGAGCCGTACAAATTGACTTTCGTCTATAAAACCGGCTTTCATAACAGCATCCAACGCAAAATGCATAAGCAAAAAAAGTCCATGCGAAGTGAAAGGGGGAAAGTGCCTTCCTATTCCGAGCACAACACATGTGGAGAGCGTGGCAGTGTTGGTGAGGAATCAAACAGTTCGTTAAAAGTCTTGTCATATAAGGTTTTTTTCAATGGGACAGCACCTTCATTTCGTGAAAAAGGTGCTGTTTTTGCTTGTTGCTGTAAAATTGATGTAAAACAAGGGCGGATTCGATCCGAAACCGTCCTAAAACAACAGACAGCAAAGTCATCATCTGCAGCACGGATTGAATTCTGGGGAGCGAACTCATTGGGTAATGCCGCGGGAGATCGGGTCGTGTTCGTAACGTCAAAAATAATTCCACAATTCCACGGTGAGGATTTAGAAGATCTGATTAGCATTGAAACGATTGGACTCATCAAGGCGACCGAGAGCTTCCAGACCGGCAAGGGGACGAAGTTTTCGACATTCGCCGCGCGGTGTATCGTTCTTAGAGCAACGGAGTATCGTCCGAATTGGTATGTCATGACCTGTTCGAGGACCTAG
- a CDS encoding ABC-three component system protein: MGKTKRDTPKEEVKLANTHVPDKVYAYSLQVRHALYELQNCSSNDIVSVEVLEDVAIEKSDGTVNAIQLKSVLSNNNPISNRAKDLWKTLYNWLLSVTNHELDVHNTKFILFVTADRKGSIASSFQDADTLEKAQAAWESAKQEFYKDTGEEKELSDEYALYIRSFFKPENRLFASQIIQKFCLKTIQTNHTSLLYETFCERAMLEEDLGDILFTYMLGWIDKRLSELVENKQPMCISYQDYRTELIAIRREYNQKLSLKELAPRPTEQEVQEEMNALRRYIEQLDVVECDYTEKIEAINDYLRASTNRTIWAKRGDISDGNLTSYQETLVKKWDAKRKILSLRNMHLNLSPEELGKLLYLECKSDPVNIDHLYVPDFFTAGCYHALSDDVEIGWHPNYKDIFMPGSGLSVQLK, encoded by the coding sequence GTGGGCAAAACTAAAAGAGATACACCAAAAGAAGAAGTTAAATTAGCTAACACACATGTTCCCGATAAAGTCTACGCCTATTCGTTGCAAGTACGACACGCATTATACGAACTTCAGAATTGTTCATCTAACGATATAGTAAGTGTAGAGGTTCTTGAAGATGTGGCCATTGAAAAATCCGATGGAACTGTAAACGCCATACAGCTAAAAAGTGTTCTTTCAAACAACAATCCCATTTCGAATCGCGCGAAAGATCTATGGAAAACTCTTTATAATTGGTTGTTATCCGTAACAAATCATGAACTTGATGTTCACAACACAAAATTCATCCTTTTTGTAACAGCAGATAGAAAAGGATCAATTGCGAGTTCCTTTCAAGATGCAGATACATTAGAGAAAGCACAAGCAGCTTGGGAATCCGCAAAACAAGAGTTTTATAAAGATACAGGGGAAGAAAAAGAACTTTCTGACGAATATGCATTGTATATAAGAAGTTTTTTTAAACCTGAGAATAGATTATTTGCAAGTCAAATCATTCAAAAATTTTGTTTGAAAACTATTCAAACAAACCATACATCTCTTCTTTACGAAACATTCTGCGAAAGGGCTATGCTAGAAGAAGATTTAGGAGACATTTTATTTACGTATATGTTGGGATGGATTGATAAAAGATTATCGGAATTGGTTGAAAATAAACAACCGATGTGCATATCGTATCAAGATTACAGAACAGAACTTATTGCGATCAGACGTGAATATAACCAAAAACTAAGTCTAAAAGAATTAGCTCCAAGACCCACCGAACAAGAAGTTCAGGAAGAGATGAATGCATTAAGAAGATACATAGAACAATTAGACGTTGTGGAATGCGACTATACTGAAAAAATCGAAGCGATAAATGACTATCTCCGGGCCTCTACTAACCGAACAATTTGGGCTAAGCGCGGGGACATCAGTGATGGAAATCTGACAAGCTATCAAGAAACACTAGTAAAAAAATGGGATGCTAAAAGAAAAATTCTCTCTCTTCGGAATATGCATCTAAACCTTTCACCTGAAGAATTGGGGAAGCTATTGTATCTTGAATGTAAGAGTGATCCAGTTAATATTGATCATCTTTATGTGCCAGACTTTTTTACTGCCGGATGCTATCACGCCTTATCTGATGATGTGGAAATTGGCTGGCATCCTAATTATAAAGATATTTTCATGCCAGGGAGTGGATTAAGTGTCCAACTTAAATAA
- the istA gene encoding IS21 family transposase: MGRLKRWHMYFSIHQMKAKGLKISQISRKLNVSRNTVYKYLSMNPDEFKQFMEDLETRKKKLDPYEQRIIQWLREYPDLSAAQVWDWLKEHHPEIVVGESTVRSYVRMLRKMYGIPKEVQQRQYEAIPDPPMGEQMQVDFGEMKMKTLQGNLVKCWFITFVLSHSRYKFVHWQDRPFVTKDVIDAHEFAFTYYGGMTKEIVYDQDHLLLTSENYGDLILTHEFAAYVRHRGFQVHMCRKQDPESKGRIENVVKYVKRNFARHRIFVSVDKLNEDCLAWLERTGNALIHHTTKKIPAEVFAMEKQYLRPVPEKIQKPNMSITRTVRKDNTIWYEGNRYSVPLGTYDGISKEVGIRVNGLKLQIYDVDTGEIIAEHELSQCRGQLIQNTNHRRDRQKGIAAYLESVKKHFPDPGLASPYLEEIHRLHPRYTRDQLQLIQKTLDQATKEAVDQALRYCITNRLYRASDFADAVNHFLKDNEKPALECSHVKQLSGADQSKWKAKPQIRDVEIYRRILGGG; encoded by the coding sequence ATGGGACGCTTAAAAAGGTGGCATATGTATTTCTCTATTCATCAAATGAAAGCGAAGGGATTGAAGATTTCACAGATTTCCAGAAAACTGAATGTCTCGAGGAACACGGTGTATAAGTATTTGAGCATGAATCCGGATGAATTTAAACAATTCATGGAAGATCTCGAGACCAGGAAGAAGAAGTTAGACCCTTACGAACAACGTATCATTCAGTGGTTGAGGGAGTATCCCGACCTCTCTGCTGCTCAAGTTTGGGATTGGCTAAAGGAACACCATCCAGAAATTGTAGTTGGGGAAAGCACTGTAAGAAGCTACGTTCGGATGCTGCGAAAGATGTATGGAATCCCAAAGGAAGTGCAACAAAGGCAATACGAAGCCATTCCCGATCCCCCAATGGGTGAACAAATGCAAGTAGATTTCGGAGAGATGAAAATGAAGACTCTCCAAGGGAATCTGGTAAAGTGCTGGTTCATTACATTCGTTCTATCCCATTCGAGATACAAGTTCGTCCATTGGCAAGATCGACCGTTTGTTACGAAGGATGTGATTGATGCTCATGAATTTGCCTTTACATACTATGGCGGAATGACGAAAGAAATTGTTTACGATCAGGATCACTTATTGCTTACCAGTGAAAATTACGGCGATTTAATTCTAACTCATGAATTTGCGGCTTACGTTCGTCATCGGGGCTTTCAAGTCCACATGTGCCGGAAACAAGATCCCGAAAGCAAAGGTCGAATTGAGAATGTCGTGAAATACGTCAAACGGAATTTCGCACGTCATCGGATCTTCGTCAGTGTGGACAAGTTGAATGAGGACTGCTTGGCTTGGTTAGAGCGAACGGGAAATGCCCTTATCCATCATACGACCAAAAAAATACCAGCCGAAGTGTTTGCTATGGAAAAGCAATACCTTCGCCCGGTCCCAGAAAAAATACAAAAACCTAATATGAGTATAACAAGGACCGTGAGGAAGGACAACACCATCTGGTATGAAGGGAACCGCTACTCCGTTCCCCTCGGGACTTATGATGGCATATCGAAAGAGGTCGGCATCCGGGTCAATGGGTTGAAATTGCAAATCTACGATGTAGACACCGGGGAGATCATAGCTGAACATGAGCTCTCGCAATGTCGAGGCCAACTGATCCAGAACACGAATCACCGTCGGGATCGCCAGAAGGGCATTGCTGCGTATCTAGAAAGCGTCAAAAAGCATTTTCCCGATCCTGGCCTTGCTTCACCTTATCTGGAAGAAATTCATCGTCTACACCCTCGGTACACCCGTGATCAGCTTCAGCTCATTCAAAAGACGCTAGATCAAGCAACGAAAGAAGCAGTGGATCAAGCCCTCCGTTACTGCATAACCAATCGACTGTACCGTGCCAGCGATTTTGCTGATGCTGTAAACCACTTCTTAAAGGACAACGAAAAACCAGCGTTGGAATGTAGTCATGTGAAACAGCTGAGCGGAGCCGATCAATCTAAATGGAAAGCCAAGCCTCAAATTCGTGATGTTGAGATTTACCGGCGTATTTTGGGAGGAGGCTGA
- the istB gene encoding IS21-like element helper ATPase IstB, translating to MNETITQLKQSLRMLNLTEAAQIVDESLMEAEEHQWTCSEFLQRLLRYELVRREEKQLARRYKWASFPEVKTLDEFRLEEQRTLSKRQFQQLRELLWLEQNYNLILLGPPGVGKTHIAIGLGTEALKNGYKVSFVAMDHLIHLLKTQEISRSSQYKLRRIYTSDLVILDDLMFMAMDRNEGNLFFQFVNKLYGQTSIILTSNKGPEDWGELLGDPAITTAILDRILHKSEVIQLSGDSYRLKHRQTIFAS from the coding sequence ATGAACGAAACCATAACGCAATTGAAACAAAGCTTAAGAATGCTGAACCTAACGGAAGCAGCCCAGATTGTTGATGAAAGCCTGATGGAAGCTGAAGAACACCAATGGACATGCAGTGAGTTTCTACAGCGGCTGCTCCGATATGAATTGGTTCGCCGGGAAGAGAAACAACTTGCTAGGCGGTATAAATGGGCGTCGTTCCCAGAGGTGAAGACGCTTGATGAGTTCCGGCTGGAGGAACAGCGGACCTTAAGCAAACGCCAATTTCAGCAGCTTCGGGAACTCTTATGGCTTGAGCAGAATTACAATCTCATTCTGCTCGGGCCTCCCGGAGTAGGGAAAACGCACATAGCCATCGGATTAGGCACGGAGGCGCTAAAAAACGGCTACAAAGTAAGCTTTGTGGCTATGGATCATTTAATCCATCTACTGAAGACACAAGAGATTTCTCGATCCTCACAGTACAAACTCCGGCGGATCTATACCTCTGATCTAGTGATTCTGGATGATCTGATGTTCATGGCTATGGACCGTAATGAAGGGAATTTATTTTTTCAGTTTGTGAATAAGCTGTATGGTCAAACCTCTATCATCCTTACTTCGAACAAAGGACCGGAGGACTGGGGTGAACTGCTGGGTGATCCGGCGATAACGACTGCCATCTTGGATCGTATTTTGCATAAGAGTGAGGTCATCCAATTAAGTGGTGACAGCTACCGTTTGAAGCACCGGCAGACCATTTTCGCAAGCTAA
- a CDS encoding DUF5348 domain-containing protein, with product MNEIRFHGDTERWNVYDGEELLCSLRCGDAVMIQVGKHFLPSNLELDTDWYVKFGNSKFWLHRHAKYRVRPLF from the coding sequence ATGAATGAGATACGATTTCATGGAGATACCGAGCGTTGGAACGTGTACGATGGAGAAGAGTTGCTTTGCTCGCTACGTTGTGGTGATGCCGTGATGATTCAAGTAGGAAAGCACTTCTTGCCATCCAACCTTGAGCTCGATACGGACTGGTACGTGAAGTTTGGAAATTCGAAGTTCTGGCTCCACCGACATGCCAAGTACCGCGTCCGACCGCTGTTCTAA
- a CDS encoding ISNCY family transposase, with product MTRAELKKVLVVEKILDGHMTNVEGAATLGLTVRQMIRLKKKYVEEGGAQALVHRNRGKKPKHALSEEVKQQVVELYNTKYYGSNNCHFAELLEEHEALKLSPSSVRRILLSEGIKQAKQRRRSKAHQPRQRKPQAGMLWQIDATPFAWLEDRGPAFALHAAIDDATGTVVGAIFRLNECREGYSLVMQQGIQKYGVPLGLYSDRHTIFRSPNEKLTVEQELAGETKPLSHFGKAMAELHIEHIKAITPQAKGRVERLWQTFQDRLVIELRLLGAKTIEEANAALPMLLEKHNRKFAVQPKKVESAYMKLDPSVNLNHVFTIREYRKLGHGNTLSYYGKVYTFAKPCDFRFEARTTVEVRKTLSGEVLVWHNGQAIPLKETEKPVRKPMSKTKKAEPAQSRKPAANHPWRLAWNCRQQQDNTKTTAVQVT from the coding sequence TTGACCAGAGCAGAACTGAAAAAGGTACTTGTCGTGGAGAAGATTTTAGACGGACACATGACTAATGTGGAAGGAGCAGCGACACTCGGACTAACAGTGCGACAAATGATTCGGCTGAAGAAAAAGTATGTGGAAGAGGGAGGAGCGCAGGCACTGGTGCACCGCAATCGCGGAAAAAAGCCGAAGCACGCCTTGTCCGAGGAAGTTAAACAGCAGGTCGTTGAGTTGTACAACACAAAATACTATGGTAGCAACAACTGCCATTTTGCGGAGCTTTTGGAGGAACATGAAGCATTGAAATTGAGTCCTTCCAGTGTAAGACGTATTTTGCTTTCTGAAGGAATCAAACAAGCCAAGCAGCGCAGACGTAGCAAAGCTCATCAACCACGTCAGCGCAAGCCGCAAGCCGGAATGCTGTGGCAGATCGACGCGACGCCATTTGCTTGGCTGGAGGACCGGGGTCCTGCCTTTGCCCTCCATGCAGCCATCGACGATGCCACAGGCACGGTTGTCGGCGCCATATTCCGGCTCAACGAATGCCGCGAAGGATACTCGCTCGTCATGCAGCAAGGCATTCAGAAATACGGCGTACCGCTCGGCCTGTACAGCGACCGACACACCATCTTTCGCTCTCCTAATGAAAAGCTGACCGTAGAGCAGGAACTGGCTGGTGAAACGAAGCCGCTCTCTCACTTTGGCAAGGCGATGGCCGAACTTCACATTGAGCATATCAAGGCCATTACGCCGCAGGCTAAGGGCCGTGTAGAAAGGCTTTGGCAGACGTTCCAAGATCGCCTGGTCATCGAACTCAGGCTGCTCGGCGCAAAGACGATTGAGGAGGCCAATGCGGCGTTGCCCATGCTGTTGGAGAAGCACAATCGCAAATTTGCTGTTCAGCCCAAAAAAGTAGAATCGGCGTATATGAAGCTGGATCCATCCGTCAATTTGAATCATGTGTTCACGATTCGCGAGTACCGAAAGTTAGGACACGGAAACACACTCTCTTATTACGGGAAAGTGTATACCTTCGCCAAGCCCTGTGATTTCCGTTTCGAAGCCAGAACAACGGTAGAGGTGCGTAAAACGCTCTCTGGAGAAGTGCTCGTTTGGCACAATGGCCAGGCGATTCCGCTGAAAGAGACGGAAAAGCCGGTACGCAAACCGATGTCCAAAACAAAAAAGGCGGAGCCTGCGCAGTCACGCAAACCCGCCGCCAACCACCCTTGGAGGTTGGCATGGAACTGTAGACAACAACAGGATAACACAAAAACGACAGCCGTCCAAGTCACTTGA
- a CDS encoding three component ABC system middle component, with product MSNLNKEIQNVQNPAFGAFIIWSFVRGYYSNNKSLVPFPLLFIVLPVIFREDISELLSSTNKPSGLRTFANKFLSTKVLKNDLVSNIHISASNMKELSLRSIQIALYSSLIALDYEEALAFPFTTTERKQEPKSIVKLGKASEKLGFWCSQLTLHEISQILKVRF from the coding sequence GTGTCCAACTTAAATAAGGAAATTCAAAACGTTCAAAACCCTGCATTCGGTGCATTTATTATATGGAGCTTTGTAAGAGGCTACTATAGTAACAATAAATCCTTAGTCCCATTCCCTCTATTATTTATTGTTTTACCAGTAATATTTCGTGAAGATATCTCTGAATTGTTGTCTTCCACTAACAAGCCCTCGGGCCTACGAACCTTTGCTAATAAATTTCTTTCAACAAAAGTGCTTAAAAATGATCTTGTATCAAATATTCATATAAGCGCATCAAACATGAAGGAACTATCACTTCGGTCGATCCAAATAGCTCTCTACTCTTCCCTAATCGCATTAGATTATGAGGAAGCCCTGGCTTTTCCTTTTACAACAACTGAACGAAAACAAGAACCTAAATCTATAGTTAAACTTGGAAAAGCTTCAGAAAAGTTGGGATTTTGGTGTTCCCAACTAACTCTTCATGAAATATCTCAAATACTAAAAGTGAGGTTTTAA
- a CDS encoding DEAD/DEAH box helicase family protein, with protein MSFDFSQFFNKTTGPREQHPIKIYDNLPKGKVNDLWRGQYLALEEIHHVLDQGKKHVVVILNTGGGKTVIGLLEGQSITNRSLDRVFYLCGSNQLIVQTAQAAERLGLSVATYFNRNMCNRQDLLHKFVNML; from the coding sequence ATGTCTTTTGACTTTAGCCAATTTTTTAACAAAACAACTGGTCCTAGGGAACAACACCCGATAAAAATATATGATAACTTACCAAAAGGAAAGGTTAATGACCTCTGGCGAGGGCAGTACTTAGCACTTGAGGAAATACATCATGTATTAGATCAAGGAAAAAAGCATGTTGTTGTAATTCTTAATACTGGAGGCGGTAAAACGGTAATTGGACTCTTAGAAGGGCAATCAATTACTAATCGTTCTTTAGATAGAGTTTTTTACCTGTGTGGATCAAATCAACTTATTGTTCAAACGGCTCAGGCTGCAGAAAGACTGGGACTATCCGTAGCCACATATTTTAATAGAAATATGTGTAACCGTCAAGACCTCTTGCACAAATTTGTCAATATGCTGTAA